A genome region from Meriones unguiculatus strain TT.TT164.6M chromosome 19, Bangor_MerUng_6.1, whole genome shotgun sequence includes the following:
- the H1-2 gene encoding histone H1.2 has product MSETAPAAPAAAPPAEKAPAKKKAAKKPAGARRKASGPPVSELITKAVAASKERSGVSLAALKKALAAAGYDVEKNNSRIKLGLKSLVSKGTLVQTKGTGASGSFKLNKKAASGEAKPKAKKAGAAKAKKPAGAAKKPKKATGAATPKKAAKKTPKKAKKPAAAAVTKKVAKSPKKAKVTKPKKVKSASKAVKPKAAKPKVTKPKKVAAKKK; this is encoded by the coding sequence ATGTCGGAGACCGCtcccgccgcccccgccgccgcgCCCCCCGCGGAGAAGGCGCCGGCCAAGAAGAAGGCCGCCAAGAAACCCGCCGGGGCGCGCCGCAAGGCGTCCGGCCCCCCGGTGTCCGAGCTCATCACCAAGGCCGTGGCCGCCTCCAAGGAGCGCAGCGGCGTGTCCCTGGCCGCGCTCAAGAAGGCGCTGGCGGCCGCCGGCTACGACGTGGAGAAGAACAACAGCCGCATCAAGCTCGGGCTCAAGAGCCTGGTGAGCAAGGGCACGCTGGTGCAGACCAAGGGCACCGGCGCCTCCGGCTCCTTCAAGCTCAACAAGAAGGCGGCTTCCGGCGAGGCCAAGCCCAAAGCCAAGAAGGCGGGCGCGGCCAAGGCCAAGAAGCCCGCGGGGGCGGCCAAGAAGCCCAAGAAGGCGACCGGTGCCGCCACCCCCAAGAAGGCCGCCAAGAAGACCCCGAAGAAGGCCAAGAAGCCGGCCGCGGCCGCCGTGACCAAGAAGGTGGCCAAGAGCCCCAAGAAGGCGAAGGTGACCAAGCCCAAGAAGGTCAAGAGCGCGTCCAAAGCCGTGAAGCCGAAGGCCGCCAAGCCCAAGGTCACCAAGCCCAAGAAGGTTGCTGCCAAGAAGAAGTAG